The sequence CATTTTTTCCGCCACCTGGCGTACCTCAGCCGGGCTATCCACTAGCTTGACCCCGCCGCCCTGGCCCCGTCCACCAGCATGAATCTGGGCTTTTACCACCACCCGGCCACCAATTTTCTTGGCGGCATCCACGGCCTCAGCCACTGAAAATGCGGGGTAACCCTCAGGAATGGGAACCCCGTATTCGCTGAAGATGGCCTTGGCCTGGTACTCGTGAATTTTCATTGCCTTATTCCTATGTCCACCGGGCGGACCTCCAAATGTTGACAGGAATAGTCAGTTTGTCTTTCTTTCCTACGCCAGGTTTAGCTGGGTTTTGAACCATGTGCATGGTAGGGTTCTCAGGTATGGATGAGATGACGCATACGTAATATGTCTCTTGAAATCTATCCGCTGCCTCGGTCTCATTCTCCGTTAGTTCAACATCAACATCAGAACTCTTACCTTTGACCTCTATTTGTACCTTCCTGCCATCTTTGGCTACTGCCTCAATGTCATAGCCAAAGTTTCTCTTATCAACAACTTCCACTTTCTGATATTTGGTTTTCAACGTTCCTTTAGCAAAGCTCATGGCAAACTCCTCTACACCATTATCTGGAGAATCTTTAACACCACCAGCCTTGAGGAATTCACGCCAAGTCCTCAATTGGTCAGAATCAGCTTTACCTTTGATGTATCTCGGACTTATGAAACTAAGGCCAGAGACGAACTGTTTGTTGGTTTCCCAGTCGTGTTCAGGCTGGAACTCTTTAGGAAATAACACTTCCTTGGATGCCTTCACGGATTTTTGTTTTGTGAGAATCCAAATTTCCAATTCCTCGTCTATTTCATTTCCGAGAATTTTCTGGCACAAAATTGTGTAGTCGAGAAGTTCCTTTTGTGAAGGCTTAGGAGCATCGACCAGAATCTTGGGAAGTATGGCCTCCTTGCAAACTTTCTTTTCATCTAGTACTTGCACCCCCGTTAGGCCGGTCAAGAAACCTCGAACCTCTTTTGATTCATCTTCATCAACCGCCCTCGATAGGATATCAGGATGTAGCATGGCTTTGGAACTTTTCAACTTGTTCGCCATCTCCATGAATATGGGGTCTACTAAGATTCTGACCATGAGGGAGACATCCCCTCCCCTAAGGAGTTTACCATCGCTTGTTAATATAAAATTATAGTTATGATATGCCATAGTGTTTCTTCTGATTCGTCTATAATAAGAATAAGGCTCTCCGTAAAACGGGTGACTATTGAGCCAGAGATAGAGTGATCTAAACCAATCACCCGCATCAGGTGTGTTGCTCTTATTTTCTAGGAACTTTTGGTCATGGAGTATATTCCAACGATCCACCTTCTTGATCGGCTTGGATTCGCAGTCAAGCACCTTGGGATGAACAAACTTAAGTTCTTGTCGTCCACCGAATGCTGAGGCCATCTCATCTTCCAAGAATAAACCCATATCGACAAGATCATCTATTGCCTCGTCATCCTCTGTCAATCGCACCACCTGTTCGGGTCTGGCCCACCCGTTATCTTTAGTCGGCACGCAATCATTCTCTTCCAAGAATTTTTCGATAGGTTCTATGAGCTTAGGCCCAAATAACTCATCATATGATTCTAGCCCCTCAGACTTCTTGAATTCGAACACTGGGAAAAATTGATATTTCCACCTATCATGATTCTTGAAGTACTCTATTGCCTCCTTGCAAAGATCAACCACTTCCCCCACCAACCAGTGGTTCCATTTGGTTTCATAGTTAATCGCATCTCTGCCCGGCTGAACGAGGAAGTCTGCCTGAATTGGGAACTTTGCTCCGCTCCTGGCCTCCCCCAATGGTAAGAAAGAATAAACTCCTCCATACATTGCTCCCGCTTCCGACGGCGCCAAGTTACCCTCCTCATCGAGCGCAAAAGCTATCGCTACTTCTCTCTTTGTAACATTAGCCCTATAATCTTGTGCTAACCGGTCTTGCTTCACCGAATTTGGCACCTTTACGGTCCGTCGAAAGAATTTGAACTTCACCTCCTCATTGTCATGCTTGAGGGTAGTGATCCCATCCTCGTCCTCCCCAATATTCTCGAGGGTCCATGATCGCCCAGAAACCTCATCTATTACTACTATTTTTCTTAACCAGCGTAGAAATAAATATAGCTCACTACTGAGTTTCTCCAGTTCTCCAACCAAACTTGAATAATACGCTTTTTCCCTGTAGGGAATAATGAAAGTTGTCAATTCGGCATCTATTTCCTTGGGTGGGTCATCAACCCAAATCGGTATGACCTGCCACGGATTCTTAGTGGGATCATCCCAGTAATTTTTATCGAACTTGAATTGAAATCCGTCGGAACAAATCACGGGACAATCAGAGATTTTGAAAACGGACTTAAACCCAATACCCAAATACCCCAATGTACCCTGTTCTGGCTTCTTGGAAGACCTGATGCTACAGATGGCGCTTACATCTTGTTTGCTGAAGGGACGTCCATTATGCGAAACTCTTACTCTGTCTTTGTTGACCCGTATTTCAAATGTCCCTGGACTGTTTAGGCCTAGACCAGCGTCTTCCGCATTCTGAATTAGTTCGAGAACAAAACCCGAGCTTCGAGTAAACACTACCTCGGATATCAACTTTAACGCGCTCACATTATCCTGCCACGTACGGGTTCCCGTTGAAACCTCTATATCACTCCGTATATCCTCAATTACGTTCTTCCTATTAACGTGGTTAGTCGTTGTATCTACCTCCAACTCTTCAATTGTTGAAAGCTCTCAATTACAGCTAGCCTCTTATCTGACAACGGTCGTTCCCGCCTCACCCGCTAATGCCTGCTCCATCGATTCGATATTCGTCACCACAACCTTCTCACCGCCGGCCTTGAGGAATTGCATCGCGGCCTCCATTTTGGGCCCCATGCTGCCACCGGGGAAGTGGCCTGCATCCAGATAATCCTGCGCCTGATGCAATGACAATTTTCGGATGGGCTGTTGGCGGTCGCTACCAAAATGCAGATAGACCTCCGGTACATCGGTGAGAATATACATCTCCTGAGCCCCAATATCCTCTGCCAGAACCGCCGCGGTCAAATCCTTGTCAACCACTGCATCCACCCCCTCGTAATGGCCATTTTCCATGACGAAGGCGGGGATGCCGCCGCCCCCCGAAGCGATAACGATGGAGCCTAGCTCGACCAAATGACGGATGGAGCGGCCGTTGACCAGGCGGACGGGTTTCGGGC is a genomic window of Candidatus Neomarinimicrobiota bacterium containing:
- a CDS encoding DUF3883 domain-containing protein translates to MEVDTTTNHVNRKNVIEDIRSDIEVSTGTRTWQDNVSALKLISEVVFTRSSGFVLELIQNAEDAGLGLNSPGTFEIRVNKDRVRVSHNGRPFSKQDVSAICSIRSSKKPEQGTLGYLGIGFKSVFKISDCPVICSDGFQFKFDKNYWDDPTKNPWQVIPIWVDDPPKEIDAELTTFIIPYREKAYYSSLVGELEKLSSELYLFLRWLRKIVVIDEVSGRSWTLENIGEDEDGITTLKHDNEEVKFKFFRRTVKVPNSVKQDRLAQDYRANVTKREVAIAFALDEEGNLAPSEAGAMYGGVYSFLPLGEARSGAKFPIQADFLVQPGRDAINYETKWNHWLVGEVVDLCKEAIEYFKNHDRWKYQFFPVFEFKKSEGLESYDELFGPKLIEPIEKFLEENDCVPTKDNGWARPEQVVRLTEDDEAIDDLVDMGLFLEDEMASAFGGRQELKFVHPKVLDCESKPIKKVDRWNILHDQKFLENKSNTPDAGDWFRSLYLWLNSHPFYGEPYSYYRRIRRNTMAYHNYNFILTSDGKLLRGGDVSLMVRILVDPIFMEMANKLKSSKAMLHPDILSRAVDEDESKEVRGFLTGLTGVQVLDEKKVCKEAILPKILVDAPKPSQKELLDYTILCQKILGNEIDEELEIWILTKQKSVKASKEVLFPKEFQPEHDWETNKQFVSGLSFISPRYIKGKADSDQLRTWREFLKAGGVKDSPDNGVEEFAMSFAKGTLKTKYQKVEVVDKRNFGYDIEAVAKDGRKVQIEVKGKSSDVDVELTENETEAADRFQETYYVCVISSIPENPTMHMVQNPAKPGVGKKDKLTIPVNIWRSARWT